In Melitaea cinxia chromosome 4, ilMelCinx1.1, whole genome shotgun sequence, a single genomic region encodes these proteins:
- the LOC123670182 gene encoding sterol regulatory element-binding protein 1: MEPEEPFLNNDVFNVHDIAEIEDFLSGCDGDFMKKLEEELAYVDPDPGLLNIDTKYNQNISSPQLSPYYNTPGNPLVSQHPRNRKPQVQVPQPKSSPVLGVYGREEGYNLNIKNENTPLPDVTQNGQKQPQQTPMIVQQVIQSPLYVNIAHGSLQKLPNGRTSLVQVDGVPQLNQSTKPQQPSQPLLIPNNAKGVTPVIIKSDSNFSPVILQSNIINPETQTLMYTSAPVQGAAQGIITSAKSGNEGQPIHTFFTSSNGPTLLTTGIPLVLDGDKIALNQAPNISPPKVKEVKRSAHNAIERRYRTSINDRIVELKNMLVGEEAKLNKSAILRKTIDYIKYLQNQNTRLKQENMALKLACQKSGVKDVVFDGGYTPPHSDISSPYHSPRGIDSDSPSSPEYKVEEKYSKIVMGMGDHSRLALCAFMVGLIAFNPFSSFFGGFVSESLSNDYSTRVDQRRILSDDDSGLSSLSWGTWLFNTFLIYLVNFVILGGCLIKLLVYGDSVPKSQSKEAGLFYKHKRLADNYLKKKDLTNARLELHQALSVCGKSVQSSGGQGHAKYSALAAAVLRQVLQRTPFGGFLARRAGDLWSDSPARRATQHWAAEVSTVSHRLAQLEILSSHSGRSERVLLALQAVNLAEVTSNKQLLAETYVTAALVFKDYMPKIGNWLCGYYLRRSACVGPCRWAGALRWATSARGQRYLRARRWDYEPHAAHALFSRLPCATDPLAYAMRAYHLELLQKSLQMLLCADERSNTRDVLEMVKLITDDVSTEAPHHTGCWDPVMEWWANIVGVAATWLLADSKNATEIGDKLNLLPEELTNCEDPLPGALHAAYKSRRGLLSLAQCRDEHSIERTSETILKVCDIAGARLADSLAYYCCRKPTQLMMLMQVLCCDWVLEVRAGVWEAGGARSPSPAPPGAPSTPPVSPRHLGAFQRDLHSLRRLSQTLPWVTSRVFLHSAVCRMMAGAAPRRTQQLLDGSLRPRLNRSSIICGKERALEGGGGEGERAVALYMACKHLPAAVLAAPGERAGMLAQAAATLQKIGHRSRLPHCYHLMKSVGTLPSAP; encoded by the exons ATGGAGCCTGAAGAaccgtttttaaataatgatgtaTTTAATGTTCACGATATCGCTGAAATAGAAG attTTCTTAGCGGTTGCGATGGagattttatgaaaaaactGGAAGAAGAGCTTGCTTATGTTGATCCCGACCCTGGACTTTTGAATATAGACACGAAATACAATCAAAATATTTCATCACCCCAGCTATCACCCTACTATAATACGCCAGGAAATCCTTTGGTATCGCAGCATCCCCGCAATAGAAAACCACAAGTTCAAGTACCTCAACCTAAGAGCAGCCCTGTTCTGGGTGTATATGGCAGAGAGGAAGGTTATAATTTGAATATCAAGAATGAAAACACGCCGTTGCCAGACGTAACGCAAAATGGCCAGAAGCAACCACAACAAACGCCAATGATAGTGCAGCAAGTGATCCAAAGCCCTCTATATGTGAACATAGCACACGGAAGCTTACAAAAACTACCCAATGGAAGGACGTCACTTGTGCAAGTAGATGGAGTACCGCAGCTAAATCAATCAACTAAACCTCAGCAGCCTTCTCAACCTTTACTTATACCAAATAATGCAAAAGGTGTGACAccagttataataaaaagtgattCTAATTTTTCTCCTGTGATACTGCAATCAAATATTATCAATCCTGAAACACAGACGTTAATGTATACCAGTGCCCCTGTACAAG gaGCGGCTCAAGGAATCATTACAAGTGCGAAATCTGGTAACGAGGGTCAACCTATACACACCTTCTTTACAAGTAGTAATGGACCCACGCTACTAACAACTGGAATACCCCTTGTTCTCGATGGTGACAAGATTGCCTTAAACCAAGCACCAAATATATCGCCGCCTAAAGTGAAAGAAGTTAAGAGAAGCGCCCATAATGCAATTGAAAGACGTTACAGAACAAGTATTAATGATAGAATCGTAGAACTTAAGAATATGTTAGTAGGCGAAGAAGCTAAG ttaaatAAGTCTGCAATATTAAGAAAAACAATAGACTATATAAAGTACCTGCAAAATCAAAATACTAGATTGAAACAAGAAAATATGGCTTTGAAGCTCGCTTGTCAGAAATCAGGAGTCAAGGATGTTGTGTTTGACGGTGGATACACCCCTCCACACAGTGATATCTCATCACCATATCATTCTCCTCGTGGTATTGATAGTGATTCTCCATCATCGCCTGAATATAAG GTTGAAGAAAAATACTCAAAAATTGTTATGGGTATGGGTGATCATTCAAGATTAGCCTTATGTGCCTTTATGGTTGGTCTTATTGCCTTCAATCCATTTAGCTCATTTTTCGGAGGTTTTGTGTCTGAATCTTTGTCTAATGATTATTCAACAAGAGTTGATCAAAGAAGAATTTTGTCAGATGATGACAGTG GTTTAAGTAGTTTGTCATGGGGAACATGGTTGTTcaacacatttttaatttatctcgtCAATTTCGTAATTCTTGGAGGATGTCTGATTAAACTCTTAGTCTATGGTGATTCAGTCCCTAAATCACAATCAAAAGAGGCTGGACTTTTTTACAAGCATAAGCGTTTAGctgacaattatttaaaaaag AAAGACTTGACAAATGCACGTTTAGAACTACATCAGGCATTATCTGTGTGTGGTAAAAGTGTTCAATCGAGTGGTGGACAGGGCCATGCCAAGTACTCTGCATTGGCAGCTGCAGTGTTACGACAGGTGTTGCAACGTACACCTTTTGGTGGTTTCCTTGCGAGAAGAGCTGGTGATTTATGGAGTGACAG CCCTGCACGTAGAGCAACCCAACACTGGGCCGCTGAAGTGTCCACAGTCTCCCATCGTCTCGCTCAACTGGAGATTCTGTCAAGCCACAGTGGACGTAGTGAGCGAGTGCTTCTAGCATTACAAGCTGTTAACTTAGCTGAAGTTACAAGCAATAAGCAACTACTGGCTGAAACCTACGTCACTGCGGCTTTGGTGTTCAAAGATTACATGCCGAAAATAGGAAATTGGTTATGTGG CTACTACCTGCGCCGGAGCGCGTGCGTGGGCCCGTGCCGCTGGGCGGGCGCGCTGCGCTGGGCGACGAGCGCGCGCGGCCAGCGCTACCTGCGCGCGCGCCGCTGGGACTACGAGCCGCACGCCGCGCACGCGCTGTTCTCGCGCCTGCCCTGCGCCACCGACCCGCTCGCCTACGCCATGAGG gCATATCACCTAGAATTACTCCAGAAGAGTCTCCAGATGCTTCTCTGCGCTGATGAACGCAGCAACACTCGCGATGTACTGGAAATGGTTAAATTGATCACTGATGACGTTTCCACAGAAGCTCCACACCATACag GTTGCTGGGACCCGGTGATGGAGTGGTGGGCGAATATCGTGGGAGTGGCGGCCACCTGGTTGTTGGCTGATTCGAAAAATGCTACTGAGATTGGTGACAAACTGAACTTGTTGCCAGAGGAACTCACCAACTGTGAAGATCCTTTACCAgg TGCACTTCACGCAGCATACAAAAGTCGACGCGGTCTTCTAAGCCTCGCTCAGTGCAGAGATGAACACTCTATCGAAAGGACATCGGAGACCATACTCAAG GTATGCGATATCGCTGGAGCCCGGCTAGCAGACTCACTAGCTTACTACTGTTGCCGGAAACCAACACAACTTATGATG CTGATGCAAGTATTGTGCTGCGACTGGGTGCTGGAGGTGCGTGCCGGGGTGTGGGAGGCGGGAGGGGCGAGGAGCCCCTCCCCGGCCCCACCCGGGGCCCCCTCCACGCCACCCGTTTCACCGCGACACCTGGGAGCCTTCCAACGCGACCTGCACTCGCTGCGGAGATTGTCTCAGACTCTACCT TGGGTGACATCGCGAGTTTTCTTGCATTCAGCGGTTTGCCGTATGATGGCGGGTGCGGCTCCTCGTCGGACGCAGCAACTACTAGACGGCAGTCTACGCCCGCGGTTGAATCGTTCTTCAATTATATGTGGAAAAG AGCGAGCGCTCGAAGGTGGAGGAGGTGAAGGAGAACGGGCGGTGGCCTTATATATGGCGTGCAAGCACTTGCCAGCCGCAGTTCTCGCCGCGCCGGGGGAGAGAGCGGGTATGCTCGCTCAAGCTGCTGCTACGTTGCAGAAGATAGGCCACAGGAGTCGACTTCCACACTGCTACCACCTTATGAAGTCCGTTGGAACTTTACCATCTGCACCATAA